One Gossypium hirsutum isolate 1008001.06 chromosome A08, Gossypium_hirsutum_v2.1, whole genome shotgun sequence genomic window, agataaaatttttaacaaaataaccaGTTCACTTTTTAATCTAACATATGGAGactaaattattctttttttagaGAAGAAGGGCAAAATACAATTTGGCTACCAGTATAAGGGatttcatggtacttttaccaaatAAAGTTATTGAACTTACAGAACATATCCAACCCGGCCATCGGGTAAAAGCATTGGCATCATTGACATGCCAGTAGGTGTTGGTCCTCTTCCATAGATTAAGGGCTGTAGGAGACAAATTAACACAAAAAGTTTTAACCATGTTCAACAATCTAATGAACTTTTGCCTCTTTTCCTCGAGCACGCCAATGGCACACGagaaaggaaggaaaaaaagaaggttTTTCAAACTTAGAACCGAAAGCAAAACTGAAAACccgaacaaacaaacaaataaacaatcACCTGCAGAATATCAAGAAAAAAATGATGAAGATATGGATGGAAGCTGTTTAACACACCATCCTATACATGTATGGACGAGTATCTCACCTGTGGAAGGCCAGCAACACCGTATCCTGGACCTAGAGCACCATAGGCACCCCCAACGAGACCATACCCAACCTGAGGTGGATAACTAGGAAGAAAACCGGAATTCTGAGAACTTGAACCCCCTGAGGTCTTTTGATCAGTTTGTGGCTTTGCAAGAGAACACTCTACAACTTGTCCTGAAAAAACGGAATAATAATATTAGGAATTACATCCATTAAACAAAAATGTAAAATGGATAAGAACTCGATAATCACCATCCAATTCATATTTTTCTGTGTTCTTGAGTGCTTTCATGGCACAAGATCTCTCTGCAAAATGAACAAAACCAATTCTATTTCTCTCTTGTCCGGGTTTTGCAGGAGGCAGAACCACTTTAGTTATCTTTCCATGATGTTCAAATAGCTTCTTTAGCCGATCTTGTGTTACATCCTTTGGCAAATTCTTCACATACACGGCCTTTACCTACATAAGATAGGTTACCTTAGATTAACAAATCCAAAATATGATAAGGACGACACTGACGTTACCAACATGCTATATGCAAAAGAAAGTACGCATGTCAGCTTCAAAGGAAATGAAAAAGGAACAAAGTCCTCAAATGAGACAAGCATGAAACGTAAACTACCAAAAGAACCCCGCAAGAAGCTAGAAAGTGAAAGAGAGCAACTTAACTATACCTGAGAAGCAGCAGGAGAATCAGCATTCTTAGGATCAGCCCAGCTCACACTTGGAGCATTATCACCAAGCCTGAATTCCGTGTTCATCATCTTCTGCCTTGAATACTCGGCACATGCATTGTTATAATACTCAACAAAGGCAAAACCCCTGTTACTACCTGAGTTCTTCATATCCTGCAAGCACGAAGCAAATTCACAATATGACATTACCACTAAACATCCCCTTAGAGATCACAAGTAACCAATAATCGGCAAAAATGCACAAGGTCATTAAACTAACCTTCACTAATTCCAAACCTGTAACTCCATGACCAACCTCTGACACAACCTTCCTCAAGTCTTCCTCCCCCCAATTTCTCGGAATATTACCAATAAACAACCGATGTTTTGATTGGGATGTAGAACATCTAATTTTTCTACCCTGAGAGAGAAAGATAGAAGCCACAAAGTTACTTAACAACCAAAGAAACATGAATGCCGTTATCAGAAACAAATAGAACACGGAAGCAGGAACTCCCTATGAGATAATAGAAGACTTGTCACCTTAAATTCGGCATTATTTAGCTCATCAATGGCTTTAGAGGCCAATTCTACACTTCTAAAGGTCACAAAAGCAAAGCCCTTGTTTTCACTTGTATCTTTACCTTTCATAATCCGAACCTACCATAATAATTACGATGTGTCAATGTTTATCTCGTGAAAAGAAAAATAGGGTAAAAGGATCACgcacaaaaatgaataaattaagctaaagagcaaattggtcatttctaataAAAGTTTCATCCATTTATACTGTTACAACTGGCATGGCTgacaaaataattaaacatttacATGTAGTGTGCCATGTGTACCTTATGTTGATATATAAGGACCAGTTTTGAAccgtaaaaatgaataaaatttttaacaaaaggattagtttgctctttgatctaatgtataaaaactattttgcccattttttgagtagaatgAGCAAAATGTAATCCTACTCTTAGCACAAGGGCTTCCAAGATACTTTTACCATAGTTTCTCACTATAGCAAAAGAAAATACCTCAGTAACCTCTCCAACAGATTCACAAAAATCCTTCAAATCCTCTTGAGAAACATCATGTGGTATGCCTCCAATATATACTTCGGAACCATGAGGAGGACGAGCAAGAAGCTCGGCACGTTTCTTCTTTTCATCCTCACCTTCAGCATCATCATCCCCATTAGCATTTTCGACATCTTGATCTTCCTCTTCtatttcttcttcctcctcctcctcctcctcttcttcttcttcctcttcttcttctaccTCCACTTCTTCATACTCCACCTCTTCTTCCATAGTCTCCTCGGGATCGTTATCTTCTTCATCAAGATTGATCCTCTCATCAGATTCAGCAGGCTGTTCAGGCTCATTTGGTCCCTTTGGCCTCGGCATCTTATGTATCTATTTAAACAAGCTTGCAAGGCAATTCTGAAGAAGGCACAGAGGCCAGAAGAATTCAAGGGAAGAAGTACACACATATTGAAAGGAGGAAACAAAAATGATGGCCAAAAGGATTTTCAGATATGTATCTCAATTGAAACCCGTGTCACGAGCTAAAAAGATTCAAAGGGGTTGCAAGGTATAATTAAGCAGTCGATTttaaagagaatggaaaaaaaaaaaggaatttccGAATGATAATTAAGAGGCTTATGTAGTTGGTGCAAGTTTTCAAGGAATATGAACTTGCTCAAAATCAGAACAAGAGTCACAAGACTGCTGtcgaaaaaacaaacaaaaaagaaaatattgacATGTTTAAGCTTAAGCCAGCTTCATACGAAACGTAATGCAAACttacaaaacaaaattaaaatatatataaatcaggCATGACTTTAATGGAAAATGAAAATCAGGCATCATATATATAACCTAATGACGAAAAAGTAAAACCAGTCTCAAACTAAATATACAATCACTATACCCTGGTAATAACTTTACATATAATATAAGCATCAAGATTCTTACAGATACGTAGTTCATCCAGTAAAAGTAGAGACTCTTGTATCAGGactcaaattgcattttgcccccacTACTcaaaaaattgggtaaattaaTACTTATACATAAGATCAAAGGGCAAATTAATCCTATTAAGAATTCTATCCATATATACGGTTAAAAACTGGTTACTATATGTACACGGAACATGCCACATGTCATTATATGATTATTCTGTTAGCCAATCCAGTTTCTAACAGTAcaaaaggatgaaatttttaacagaaatgatcaattttctttttaatctaaCATATAGAGATCAATTTGTCCAATTTTTTTTGAGTAGAGGGGTCAACATGCAATCTGACTCTTAGTACAAGAGCCTTAACTGGTCCGGATTGAGTATCAATAAAACAAGTTTTATGATGGTTCAAAATCTCTCGAAATTATAGAGAGTGCACCCCAATCAACAAATTCAAGAAATTTAAGAATAAGGCCAATAAAACAACACAAAAGTTCTAACAATCTGTCTTTTTTGGTATActaattaaggactaaattgcaaagaatgtCATATCTTCCAAGCTACTTATTACATTTCTTAGCAAATCTCAGCATATACATAGCCTCAACTAGGAAgctttttttttcccctttttttcctCATGCCTAAAATAAACTCTTTGCTCCACTAAAAGTTCAAATTTGaagttcaaaaaatttcaaaaaccccATTGAAGTTCAACAAATACCCACTTCAAATGAGCTCTGAATTAAACGAAATGAGGggggaaaaaaagaaattaaacccaCTCTTTTTTCTCGAGAAACAAGCAGAAATTAGTACTATTTTAATTATGGGTTttaagagagaaagagaaaaataCCCGAGTTGGAGCTGTAGAGAAAGAATTAAGAAGCTTCGACAGCTGAGAGAGAAAGTGGCTAAGCTTTAAAGTGTAAAGGTTGGAagtaataaaaggaaaaaaggaacGCCTAGattttc contains:
- the LOC107949034 gene encoding heterogeneous nuclear ribonucleoprotein Q, with translation MPRPKGPNEPEQPAESDERINLDEEDNDPEETMEEEVEYEEVEVEEEEEEEEEEEEEEEEEIEEEDQDVENANGDDDAEGEDEKKKRAELLARPPHGSEVYIGGIPHDVSQEDLKDFCESVGEVTEVRIMKGKDTSENKGFAFVTFRSVELASKAIDELNNAEFKGRKIRCSTSQSKHRLFIGNIPRNWGEEDLRKVVSEVGHGVTGLELVKDMKNSGSNRGFAFVEYYNNACAEYSRQKMMNTEFRLGDNAPSVSWADPKNADSPAASQVKAVYVKNLPKDVTQDRLKKLFEHHGKITKVVLPPAKPGQERNRIGFVHFAERSCAMKALKNTEKYELDGQVVECSLAKPQTDQKTSGGSSSQNSGFLPSYPPQVGYGLVGGAYGALGPGYGVAGLPQPLIYGRGPTPTGMSMMPMLLPDGRVGYVLQQPGSQLQSPPIHQSSNRGGGKSGSSSSSRGKHGSNDNSNRRYRPY